Proteins found in one Litorihabitans aurantiacus genomic segment:
- a CDS encoding sugar ABC transporter substrate-binding protein → MRKSLVLGAPLAVAVLALSACGGGDAAPAETSGGASTATQESTGGDASGASLTIWSDAEREQAIKDAAADFEADTGASITVVQKNFEDLRADFLSQVPTGEGPDITIGAHDWLGEFVESGVVDTIDLGDRVNDFEPVTVEALTYDGQLYALPYAQESVALIQNTALVGEETPATWDEMIQMATDAGFAERPFVLYTNGTEGDMYTSYAFQTSFGAPVFVQDESGSYTAEVGLGGDNGLAFAQFLSDNGSAGTGYFTDTVDYDIGNELFASGQSPFIVQGPWTIPTFTDAGVDVAVGPIPTAGSETAAPFVGVQGFYLSAQSSNALLANEFLTNYMSTDEAQQALYEADPRIPALTTVAEEVASDPVIAGFLTAAQNGVPMPNIPEMGAVWDFWNPVQIALINGEDPATVWPTMVGNIESAIAD, encoded by the coding sequence ATGCGCAAGTCCCTCGTTCTCGGCGCCCCGCTCGCGGTCGCCGTGCTCGCCCTGTCGGCGTGCGGCGGCGGCGACGCCGCTCCCGCCGAGACCTCCGGCGGCGCCTCGACCGCGACGCAGGAGAGCACCGGCGGCGACGCCAGCGGTGCCTCGCTGACGATCTGGTCGGACGCCGAGCGTGAGCAGGCCATCAAGGACGCCGCGGCGGACTTCGAGGCCGACACGGGCGCCAGCATCACCGTCGTCCAGAAGAACTTCGAGGACCTGCGCGCCGACTTCCTGTCGCAGGTCCCGACCGGTGAGGGCCCCGACATCACGATCGGCGCGCACGACTGGCTGGGCGAGTTCGTCGAGTCCGGCGTCGTCGACACGATCGACCTCGGCGACCGGGTGAACGACTTCGAGCCCGTCACGGTCGAGGCGCTCACCTACGACGGCCAGCTCTACGCCCTCCCGTACGCGCAGGAGTCCGTCGCCCTCATCCAGAACACCGCCCTGGTCGGCGAGGAGACCCCCGCCACCTGGGACGAGATGATCCAGATGGCGACCGACGCCGGCTTCGCCGAGCGCCCGTTCGTGCTCTACACCAACGGCACGGAGGGTGACATGTACACCTCCTACGCCTTCCAGACCTCCTTCGGCGCCCCGGTCTTCGTGCAGGACGAGTCCGGCTCGTACACGGCCGAGGTCGGCCTCGGTGGCGACAACGGCCTCGCGTTCGCCCAGTTCCTCTCGGACAACGGCTCCGCCGGCACCGGCTACTTCACCGACACGGTCGACTACGACATCGGCAACGAGCTCTTCGCCTCGGGCCAGTCGCCGTTCATCGTCCAGGGTCCGTGGACCATCCCGACGTTCACGGACGCGGGCGTCGACGTCGCCGTCGGCCCGATCCCGACCGCGGGCTCGGAGACCGCCGCGCCGTTCGTCGGCGTGCAGGGCTTCTACCTCTCGGCGCAGAGCTCCAACGCGCTGCTGGCCAACGAGTTCCTCACGAACTACATGTCGACCGACGAGGCCCAGCAGGCCCTCTACGAGGCCGACCCGCGCATCCCGGCCCTGACCACGGTGGCCGAGGAGGTCGCGAGCGACCCGGTCATCGCCGGCTTCCTCACCGCCGCGCAGAACGGCGTCCCGATGCCGAACATCCCCGAGATGGGCGCCGTCTGGGACTTCTGGAACCCCGTCCAGATCGCCCTGATCAACGGTGAGGACCCCGCCACGGTGTGGCCCACCATGGTCGGCAACATCGAGTCGGCCATCGCCGACTGA
- a CDS encoding ABC transporter permease subunit translates to MSPDGDRLAAGWYVGVGFDNFARAFTDTAYAGPLLQVAVWTFAFAGLSVLTAFGLGLLFALIYNDERLRGRKILRTVFILPYAFPAFMSALLWRGMLNAEFGVINDWFFFGANLGWLSDPWLAKIAVLWVNLWLSYPYWMLVATGALQALPSDVSEAARIDGAGRWRQFRSITLPLLMISTAPLAIASFAFNFNNFTIIFMLTGGGPTFPGASVPLGSTDILISAIYQLSGVAGGRADYGLASALSIVVFIVIGIISALAFRQTRKLEDI, encoded by the coding sequence GTGAGCCCCGACGGCGACCGCCTCGCCGCCGGCTGGTACGTCGGCGTCGGGTTCGACAACTTCGCCCGCGCGTTCACCGACACCGCCTACGCGGGCCCGCTCCTGCAGGTGGCGGTGTGGACCTTCGCGTTCGCCGGGCTCTCGGTGCTGACGGCGTTCGGTCTCGGCCTGCTGTTCGCGCTCATCTACAACGACGAGCGGCTGCGTGGGCGCAAGATCCTGCGCACCGTGTTCATCCTCCCGTACGCGTTCCCCGCGTTCATGTCCGCGCTGCTGTGGCGCGGCATGCTCAACGCCGAGTTCGGCGTCATCAACGACTGGTTCTTCTTCGGGGCCAACCTCGGCTGGCTCAGCGACCCGTGGCTCGCGAAGATCGCGGTGCTGTGGGTGAACCTGTGGCTGAGCTACCCGTACTGGATGCTCGTGGCCACCGGCGCGCTCCAGGCCCTGCCGAGCGACGTCAGCGAGGCCGCCCGCATCGACGGCGCCGGCCGCTGGCGGCAGTTCCGCTCCATCACGCTGCCGCTCCTGATGATCTCGACGGCACCGCTCGCGATCGCGTCGTTCGCGTTCAACTTCAACAACTTCACGATCATCTTCATGCTCACGGGCGGTGGTCCGACCTTCCCGGGCGCCTCCGTGCCGCTCGGATCGACCGACATCCTCATCTCGGCGATCTACCAGCTCTCCGGCGTGGCCGGCGGTCGCGCCGACTACGGGCTGGCGAGCGCGCTCTCGATCGTCGTGTTCATCGTGATCGGCATCATCTCGGCGCTGGCGTTCCGCCAGACCCGCAAGCTGGAGGACATCTGA
- a CDS encoding sugar ABC transporter permease has protein sequence MIVFYAAFPLVYALSAALSSRGSLAGSSSLFSDVSGVNFAALGGTMYWTWVVNTLVVCGATAIGAVAMGGAAAFAFSRFRFRGRRASLTSLLIIQMFPQTVAFVAVFLLLIALGEVVPQLGVNSKIALIAVYLGGALGANTFLMYGYFNTIPIEIDEAARIDGATHAQIFWRLIMPLVIPILAVVGLLAFISAFGDFILARIVLTSEGNWTLAVGMYQWVSNQLTSRWGLFAAGSMIAALPVLALFLSLQRYIVGGLSSGSVKG, from the coding sequence GTGATCGTCTTCTACGCGGCGTTCCCGCTGGTCTACGCGCTCTCGGCCGCCCTCAGCAGCCGGGGCTCGCTCGCGGGCTCGTCCTCGCTGTTCTCCGACGTCAGCGGGGTCAACTTCGCCGCGCTCGGCGGCACCATGTACTGGACCTGGGTGGTCAACACCCTGGTCGTCTGCGGGGCGACGGCGATCGGCGCCGTCGCGATGGGCGGCGCGGCCGCGTTCGCCTTCTCGCGGTTCCGCTTCCGCGGCCGTCGCGCCTCGCTCACCTCGCTGCTGATCATCCAGATGTTCCCGCAGACGGTCGCGTTCGTGGCGGTGTTCCTGCTGCTGATCGCCCTCGGCGAGGTGGTCCCGCAGCTCGGCGTGAACTCGAAGATCGCGCTGATCGCCGTCTACCTCGGCGGCGCGCTCGGGGCGAACACGTTCCTCATGTACGGGTACTTCAACACGATCCCGATCGAGATCGACGAGGCCGCCCGCATCGACGGCGCCACGCACGCCCAGATCTTCTGGCGCCTGATCATGCCGCTGGTGATCCCGATCCTCGCCGTGGTCGGCCTGCTCGCGTTCATCTCGGCGTTCGGCGACTTCATCCTCGCCCGCATCGTGCTGACGTCGGAGGGGAACTGGACCCTCGCCGTCGGCATGTACCAGTGGGTCTCCAACCAGCTGACCTCGCGCTGGGGGCTGTTCGCCGCCGGCTCCATGATCGCCGCCCTGCCGGTGCTCGCGCTGTTCCTCTCGCTGCAGCGCTACATCGTCGGCGGTCTCTCCTCGGGCTCCGTCAAGGGCTGA
- a CDS encoding glycosyl hydrolase 53 family protein produces the protein MPRRLTLTLATATVAALAAAGLAAPASAAPQPPPGGEPVEAGITVPKVTGMGEDWINGADFSSVLSLEESGVTFYDRDGEPGDLFEILADAEVNWARVRVWNEPFLASDPSKGYGAGNTDAERATEIGRRATEAGMRVLVNFHYSDFWAHPGQQYTPRAWAGLDDAARAQAIYDYTSETLADMKAAGVDVGMVQVGNETTSGEIAGVRGWDRTAALFQAGSRAVRDTLGDDVKVAVHFTNPERVGQYANVAAALDARGVDYDVFLSSYYAFWHGTPANLTSVLSDIATRYDKEVAVAETSWVHTLEDGDGMPNSVRSTNGAYATSEQGQALAVRDVMQAVADVPDGKGIGTFYWEPAWLPVGPPDQLEENTALWNRDGSGWATPYAQDFYRPATGWYEGIPESEWADDFGGSGWDNQALFDFAGHPLESLRVYEYARTGSIAPRAVETIESPRIGVGVGEPVVLPSTVAVTWNDGTTEQQSVTWSDDVAWIDGAGTYTVRGTTAVGAVTATVVVRAANQGTNLVRNPGFEERDAGWTREGTGITVGGTENPFAGARSANFYSGAAFSFAIEQRVENVPPGSYILSAKAQGGNAGASDTLSISAQSGISTVRAPFTLQGWQVWQTPTTEPISVGADGVVVVRAEGALSAGAWGSLDEFSLVAVADEVAVDTAALEAAVAEVDGVDRPRYTSASLAVLDAALVRSSFVLGSEAPSQASVDGAAAQLTTALAGLERRAFTDVADENQFATEISWLARAGISTGWVDAATGEAQFRPLAPIARDAMAAFLFRMLGDEEWQAPEVSPFVDVATTDQFYKEIAWLAESGISTGWATPAGAEFRPLQPIARDAMAAFLYRAADSPAHTAPSTSPFSDVTPATQFYSEITWMLESGVATGWVGNDGTSDYKPLNPVARDAMAAFLYRFHHEVRAAG, from the coding sequence ATGCCCCGACGGCTCACCCTCACGCTCGCCACGGCGACGGTCGCGGCGCTCGCCGCAGCCGGCCTCGCGGCCCCGGCCTCAGCGGCCCCGCAACCCCCGCCGGGCGGTGAGCCGGTCGAGGCCGGCATCACCGTCCCGAAGGTCACCGGGATGGGGGAGGACTGGATCAACGGCGCCGACTTCTCCTCCGTCCTCTCGCTCGAGGAGAGCGGGGTGACGTTCTACGACCGCGACGGCGAGCCGGGCGACCTGTTCGAGATCCTCGCGGACGCCGAGGTCAACTGGGCGCGCGTGCGCGTCTGGAACGAGCCGTTCCTCGCCTCCGACCCGAGCAAGGGCTACGGCGCCGGGAACACGGACGCCGAGCGCGCGACCGAGATCGGCCGCCGCGCGACCGAGGCCGGGATGCGCGTGCTGGTCAACTTCCACTACTCCGACTTCTGGGCGCACCCGGGCCAGCAGTACACGCCGCGCGCCTGGGCGGGGCTGGACGACGCCGCGCGTGCGCAGGCGATCTACGACTACACCAGCGAGACGCTGGCGGACATGAAGGCGGCCGGCGTCGACGTCGGCATGGTCCAGGTCGGCAACGAGACCACGAGCGGCGAGATCGCGGGCGTGCGCGGGTGGGACCGCACCGCCGCGCTGTTCCAGGCGGGCTCGCGCGCCGTGCGCGACACGCTGGGCGACGACGTCAAGGTCGCGGTCCACTTCACCAACCCCGAGCGCGTGGGGCAGTACGCGAACGTGGCCGCCGCCCTCGACGCCCGCGGTGTTGACTACGACGTCTTCCTCAGCTCCTACTACGCCTTCTGGCACGGCACGCCGGCCAACCTGACGTCGGTCCTGTCCGACATCGCGACGCGCTACGACAAGGAGGTCGCCGTCGCGGAGACCTCCTGGGTCCACACGCTCGAGGACGGCGACGGCATGCCGAACTCCGTGCGCAGCACGAACGGCGCCTACGCGACCAGCGAGCAGGGCCAGGCCCTCGCCGTCCGCGACGTGATGCAGGCCGTGGCCGACGTGCCGGACGGCAAGGGCATCGGCACGTTCTACTGGGAGCCCGCGTGGCTGCCGGTGGGCCCGCCCGACCAGCTCGAGGAGAACACCGCGCTGTGGAACCGTGACGGCTCCGGCTGGGCGACGCCGTACGCGCAGGACTTCTACCGCCCCGCGACCGGCTGGTACGAGGGCATCCCGGAGTCCGAGTGGGCCGACGACTTCGGCGGTTCCGGCTGGGACAACCAGGCGCTGTTCGACTTCGCCGGCCACCCGCTGGAGTCCCTGCGCGTCTACGAGTACGCCCGCACCGGCTCGATCGCGCCGCGCGCGGTCGAGACGATCGAGTCGCCGCGCATCGGCGTCGGCGTGGGTGAGCCGGTCGTGCTCCCCTCGACGGTGGCGGTGACCTGGAACGACGGCACCACCGAGCAGCAGTCCGTGACCTGGTCCGACGACGTCGCGTGGATCGACGGCGCCGGCACCTACACCGTGCGCGGCACCACCGCGGTCGGCGCGGTGACGGCCACCGTGGTCGTCCGGGCGGCCAACCAGGGCACGAACCTCGTGCGCAACCCCGGCTTCGAGGAGCGCGACGCGGGCTGGACCCGCGAGGGCACCGGCATCACCGTCGGTGGGACCGAGAACCCGTTCGCGGGTGCGCGCTCGGCCAACTTCTACAGCGGCGCCGCCTTCTCGTTCGCGATCGAGCAGCGCGTGGAGAACGTGCCGCCGGGCAGCTACATCCTCTCGGCGAAGGCGCAGGGCGGCAACGCCGGCGCGAGCGACACGCTCTCGATCTCGGCGCAGTCCGGCATCTCCACGGTGCGCGCACCGTTCACGCTGCAGGGCTGGCAGGTGTGGCAGACGCCCACCACGGAGCCGATCAGCGTCGGTGCCGACGGCGTCGTCGTCGTGCGGGCCGAGGGTGCGCTCAGCGCCGGTGCCTGGGGCAGCCTCGACGAGTTCTCCCTGGTCGCGGTGGCCGACGAGGTCGCGGTCGACACCGCCGCGCTCGAGGCGGCCGTGGCCGAGGTCGACGGCGTGGATCGCCCGCGCTACACCTCGGCGTCGCTCGCCGTGCTGGACGCCGCGCTCGTGCGGTCGTCCTTCGTGCTCGGCTCGGAGGCGCCCTCGCAGGCGTCGGTCGACGGCGCCGCGGCCCAGCTGACCACCGCCCTGGCGGGCCTGGAGCGGCGCGCGTTCACCGACGTCGCCGACGAGAACCAGTTCGCGACCGAGATCTCCTGGCTCGCGCGGGCCGGCATCTCGACCGGATGGGTCGACGCGGCGACCGGCGAGGCGCAGTTCCGACCGCTCGCGCCGATCGCGCGCGACGCGATGGCAGCGTTCCTCTTCCGGATGCTGGGTGACGAGGAGTGGCAGGCCCCGGAGGTCTCGCCGTTCGTCGACGTCGCGACGACCGACCAGTTCTACAAGGAGATCGCCTGGCTGGCCGAGTCCGGGATCTCGACCGGGTGGGCCACGCCCGCCGGTGCCGAGTTCCGGCCGCTGCAGCCGATCGCGCGCGACGCGATGGCGGCCTTCCTCTACCGGGCGGCGGACTCGCCGGCGCACACCGCGCCGTCGACCTCCCCGTTCTCCGACGTGACGCCCGCGACGCAGTTCTACTCCGAGATCACCTGGATGCTCGAGTCCGGTGTGGCCACGGGGTGGGTCGGCAACGACGGCACGTCGGACTACAAGCCGCTGAACCCGGTCGCGCGTGACGCGATGGCCGCGTTCCTGTACCGGTTCCACCACGAGGTGCGCGCGGCCGGCTGA
- a CDS encoding rhomboid family intramembrane serine protease, which produces MTDTFRTRPPAAGRARITGETLRSAAVAIGVLAALMVVLQVLNTLTGNALTQHLGIRPRSGEGLLGIVMAPLLHGSWAHLGANLVLVLILGFLLMLGGARQFVAVTGVVWLVSGLGIWLTAPRGSVTIGASVLVFGWLAHLVVRGFFTRDVWQIVLGVVLLALWGSMFWTGIAGAAFGPGAVSWQGHLFGAIGGVLAAVMVARADGGARRPLLQRR; this is translated from the coding sequence ATGACCGACACGTTCCGCACCCGCCCGCCCGCCGCCGGACGGGCCCGGATCACCGGCGAGACGCTGCGCTCGGCGGCCGTCGCGATCGGCGTGCTCGCCGCCCTCATGGTTGTGCTCCAGGTGCTGAACACGCTGACGGGCAACGCCCTGACGCAGCACCTCGGGATCCGCCCCCGCAGCGGCGAGGGTCTCCTCGGGATCGTGATGGCCCCGCTGCTGCACGGGTCGTGGGCCCACCTCGGGGCGAACCTCGTGCTGGTCCTGATCCTCGGGTTCCTGCTCATGCTGGGCGGGGCGCGGCAGTTCGTCGCGGTCACGGGTGTGGTCTGGCTGGTGAGCGGCCTCGGGATCTGGCTGACCGCCCCGCGCGGTTCGGTGACGATCGGCGCCTCGGTGCTGGTGTTCGGCTGGCTCGCGCACCTCGTGGTGCGGGGCTTCTTCACCCGGGACGTGTGGCAGATCGTGCTCGGCGTGGTGCTGCTGGCGCTGTGGGGCAGCATGTTCTGGACCGGGATCGCGGGGGCCGCCTTCGGTCCCGGCGCGGTCTCGTGGCAGGGGCACCTGTTCGGTGCGATCGGCGGTGTGCTGGCAGCCGTGATGGTCGCCCGGGCCGACGGCGGGGCTCGCCGGCCGCTGCTGCAGCGCCGCTGA
- the uxuA gene encoding mannonate dehydratase, whose amino-acid sequence MEHTWRWFGPNDPVTLAEVRQTGATGIVHAMHEIPNDQPWPLEAVLERKAVIEAAGLTWSVVESIPVTESIKRGDAGRDAAIETWIASLRSVAAAGIDVVAYNFMPILDWTRTDLRHRLPDGAWALRFDQEAFAAFELEILRRPGAEADYTEAERARAREVYDELGQEGREELTRTVIAGLPGSEEHHTLDTLRAAIAAYDDVPESALRANLAHFLRVVVPVAEELGVRIAIHPDDPPRPLLGLPRVVSTAQDAREVLAASPSPSNGLTFCTGSYGVREDNDLVAMAREFASHIFFAHLRSTVREEDPRTFHEGNHIAGDVDMVGVIAELVREERRRAAADEPGPRIPMRPDHGHQMLDDQRRTTNPGYPLIGRLVGLAELRGVETAVRALLG is encoded by the coding sequence ATGGAGCACACCTGGCGCTGGTTCGGGCCGAACGACCCGGTGACGCTGGCGGAGGTGCGCCAGACCGGCGCCACCGGGATCGTGCACGCGATGCACGAGATCCCCAACGACCAGCCCTGGCCGCTGGAGGCCGTGCTCGAGCGCAAGGCCGTGATCGAGGCCGCGGGCCTGACGTGGTCGGTCGTCGAGTCGATCCCGGTGACCGAGTCGATCAAGCGCGGCGACGCCGGGCGGGACGCCGCGATCGAGACCTGGATCGCGTCGCTGCGGAGCGTCGCGGCGGCGGGGATCGACGTCGTCGCCTACAACTTCATGCCGATCCTGGACTGGACCCGCACCGACCTGCGCCACCGGCTGCCCGACGGCGCGTGGGCGCTCCGGTTCGACCAGGAGGCGTTCGCCGCGTTCGAGCTGGAGATCCTGAGGCGGCCGGGCGCCGAGGCCGACTACACCGAGGCCGAGCGCGCGCGGGCCCGCGAGGTCTACGACGAGCTCGGGCAGGAGGGTCGCGAGGAGCTGACCCGGACCGTCATCGCGGGCCTGCCGGGCTCCGAGGAGCACCACACGCTCGACACGCTGCGGGCCGCGATCGCGGCGTACGACGACGTGCCCGAGTCCGCGCTCCGGGCGAACCTCGCGCACTTCCTGCGGGTCGTGGTCCCGGTCGCCGAGGAGCTCGGCGTCCGGATCGCCATCCACCCCGACGACCCGCCGCGGCCCCTGCTCGGGCTGCCGCGCGTGGTCTCGACGGCGCAGGACGCGCGCGAGGTGCTGGCGGCCTCGCCGTCGCCGTCGAACGGGCTGACGTTCTGCACCGGTTCGTACGGGGTGCGCGAGGACAACGACCTGGTGGCGATGGCGCGCGAGTTCGCCTCCCACATCTTCTTCGCCCACCTGCGCTCCACGGTGCGCGAGGAGGATCCGCGCACGTTCCACGAGGGCAACCACATCGCGGGCGACGTCGACATGGTCGGCGTCATCGCCGAGCTGGTGCGCGAGGAGCGACGCCGCGCCGCGGCCGACGAGCCCGGACCGCGCATCCCGATGCGTCCCGACCACGGCCACCAGATGCTCGACGACCAGCGCCGCACCACCAACCCCGGCTACCCCCTCATCGGGCGACTCGTGGGGCTGGCGGAGCTGCGCGGCGTCGAGACGGCGGTGCGCGCGCTGCTGGGCTGA
- a CDS encoding glycoside hydrolase family 2 TIM barrel-domain containing protein has protein sequence MRSTVTHETVAPPTGTLPPRFRPASGASSATAIALDGQWRFRLFDHPDTGVARDDDGATWDAVTVPGHWQLAGAPTAWPYGTPAYTNKLFPFQVDPPFVPDENPTGEYRLSFEAPADWPSDGRTLLRFEGVDSWFEVALNGEVVAVSHGSRLPTEIDLTGRLRPGANLLAVRVTQWSAMTYVEDQDQWWLSGIFRSVTLEHRPDGGLDQVGVVADYDPATGEGTLTVDAGTLAGTAIDPSQVRVRIAELDVDTDAQAPVRAAVEPWSAEVPRLYRAEISTGAETVRLDVGFRRVSISDGVFLVNGRPVKLRGVNRHEFEPLRGRAVTRETMLADVLLMKAHHVNAVRTSHSPPHPHFLDLCDAYGLYVIDESDLETHGFENVDFVGEPVVDPPWTGNPVADPAWTEVLLDRVTRMVRRDAHHPSIVLWSLGNEAGRGLNVAAMAARVRELDPTRPIHYEGDYSSDDVDVYSRMYAESEETELIGLGTEAPLARADLDARRRGMPFLQCEYAHAMGNGPGGLADYDAIFDAHPRLMGGFIWEWIDHGLLRTDEQGREFHAYGGDFGETFHNSTFIADGLLLPDRTPSPSLIETAAVFSPVRLDPTGDGALLVRNRYAFRDTAHLSFDWSVHTGAEVLATGELAVALGAGESVRLAPSDVDLPALPEAPGSPVWWTVTARWREARGLEREWLSDGAAIASGQVLLAQPAPLPAPTGRAAIAQDGSYAVGGARLDRRGRLQHLLGLDVREMRPDAWRAPTDNDRRPPMWREMADADRWRTVGLHLLVERTVEAGLDGDAVRVVTRTGGPTTAAGFRTTYRWQPVEGADGADAVDLHVEIEPEGRWPQSVARLGLRLALDVRPELDAAVRWHGQGPEESYADSDRAARGGVWERTLGELQTRYTHPQENGARRGVTRAEIDLPGGPLRIEADDVVRGGRPQLGIELTARPWSDAALEHAAHPHELEADGLLWLHLDVAQHGLGSAACGPGVLPNAQLHATPVSMRLRFSRP, from the coding sequence ATGCGCAGCACCGTCACGCACGAGACCGTCGCCCCGCCCACCGGGACGCTCCCGCCCCGCTTCCGCCCGGCGTCGGGCGCCTCGAGCGCGACGGCGATCGCGCTCGACGGGCAGTGGCGCTTCCGCCTCTTCGACCACCCGGACACCGGGGTCGCGCGCGACGACGACGGCGCCACCTGGGACGCGGTCACCGTCCCCGGCCACTGGCAGCTCGCCGGCGCCCCGACCGCCTGGCCGTACGGCACCCCCGCGTACACGAACAAGCTCTTCCCGTTCCAGGTCGATCCGCCGTTCGTGCCCGACGAGAACCCGACCGGCGAGTACCGCCTGAGCTTCGAGGCGCCCGCGGACTGGCCCTCGGACGGCCGCACCCTCCTGCGCTTCGAGGGTGTGGACTCGTGGTTCGAGGTCGCGCTCAACGGCGAGGTCGTCGCCGTCTCGCACGGCTCGCGCCTGCCCACCGAGATCGACCTGACGGGCCGCCTGCGCCCCGGCGCCAACCTCCTCGCGGTCCGCGTGACCCAGTGGTCCGCGATGACCTACGTCGAGGACCAGGACCAGTGGTGGCTCTCGGGCATCTTCCGCAGCGTCACGCTCGAGCACCGGCCCGACGGCGGGCTCGACCAGGTCGGCGTCGTCGCCGACTACGACCCCGCCACGGGCGAGGGCACGCTGACCGTCGACGCCGGCACGCTCGCCGGGACCGCGATCGACCCGTCCCAGGTCCGCGTGCGCATCGCCGAGCTCGACGTCGACACCGACGCGCAGGCGCCGGTGCGCGCCGCCGTCGAACCCTGGAGCGCCGAGGTCCCGCGCCTGTACCGCGCCGAGATCAGCACCGGCGCCGAGACGGTGCGCCTCGACGTCGGCTTCCGCCGCGTGTCGATCTCCGACGGCGTGTTCCTCGTCAACGGCCGCCCGGTCAAGCTGCGCGGTGTGAACCGGCACGAGTTCGAGCCGCTGCGCGGCCGCGCGGTGACCCGCGAGACGATGCTCGCCGACGTGCTGCTGATGAAGGCGCACCACGTCAACGCCGTCCGCACGAGCCACTCCCCGCCGCACCCCCACTTCCTGGACCTGTGCGACGCCTACGGCCTGTACGTCATCGACGAGAGCGACCTCGAGACGCACGGCTTCGAGAACGTCGACTTCGTCGGCGAGCCGGTCGTGGACCCGCCGTGGACCGGCAACCCGGTGGCCGACCCGGCCTGGACCGAGGTGCTGCTGGACCGCGTGACGCGCATGGTGCGCCGCGACGCCCACCACCCGAGCATCGTCCTGTGGTCGCTGGGGAACGAGGCCGGCCGCGGCCTCAACGTCGCCGCGATGGCCGCGCGCGTGCGCGAGCTCGACCCCACGCGTCCCATCCACTACGAGGGCGACTACTCCAGCGACGACGTCGACGTGTACTCGCGCATGTATGCGGAGTCGGAGGAGACCGAGCTGATCGGGCTCGGCACCGAGGCGCCGCTCGCGCGCGCCGACCTCGACGCGCGCCGCCGCGGGATGCCGTTCCTGCAGTGCGAGTACGCGCACGCGATGGGCAACGGCCCCGGCGGCCTGGCGGACTACGACGCGATCTTCGACGCGCACCCGCGCCTCATGGGCGGCTTCATCTGGGAGTGGATCGACCACGGCCTGCTGCGCACCGACGAGCAGGGCCGCGAGTTCCACGCCTACGGCGGCGACTTCGGCGAGACGTTCCACAACTCGACGTTCATCGCCGACGGCCTGCTGCTGCCGGACCGCACGCCCTCGCCGTCGCTGATCGAGACCGCGGCCGTCTTCTCGCCCGTGCGCCTCGATCCGACCGGCGACGGCGCGCTGCTCGTGCGCAACCGCTACGCCTTCCGCGACACCGCGCACCTGAGCTTCGACTGGAGCGTGCACACGGGCGCGGAGGTCCTCGCGACCGGGGAGCTCGCCGTCGCGCTGGGCGCGGGCGAATCGGTGCGGCTCGCGCCGTCCGACGTCGACCTGCCGGCCCTGCCGGAGGCGCCCGGCTCCCCCGTGTGGTGGACCGTGACGGCGCGCTGGCGCGAGGCCCGCGGCCTCGAGCGCGAGTGGCTGAGCGACGGCGCGGCGATCGCGAGCGGTCAGGTGCTGCTCGCGCAACCCGCGCCCCTGCCGGCCCCGACCGGTCGCGCCGCGATCGCGCAGGACGGGTCCTACGCCGTCGGCGGCGCCCGCCTGGACCGGCGCGGCCGGCTGCAGCACCTGCTCGGCCTGGACGTGCGCGAGATGCGCCCCGACGCGTGGCGCGCACCGACCGACAACGACCGACGCCCGCCCATGTGGCGCGAGATGGCGGACGCCGACAGGTGGCGCACCGTCGGCCTGCACCTCCTGGTGGAGCGCACGGTCGAGGCGGGTCTCGACGGCGACGCCGTGCGCGTGGTCACGCGCACCGGCGGCCCGACGACGGCGGCCGGCTTCCGCACGACCTACCGCTGGCAGCCGGTCGAGGGGGCGGACGGGGCCGACGCCGTCGACCTCCACGTCGAGATCGAGCCCGAGGGCCGGTGGCCCCAGAGCGTGGCGCGGCTCGGCCTGCGGCTCGCCCTCGACGTGCGCCCCGAGCTCGACGCCGCGGTGCGCTGGCACGGTCAGGGACCCGAGGAGTCCTATGCCGACTCCGACCGCGCGGCGCGCGGCGGTGTCTGGGAGCGCACGCTGGGCGAGCTGCAGACGCGGTACACCCACCCGCAGGAGAACGGTGCGCGCCGCGGCGTCACGCGCGCGGAGATCGACCTGCCGGGCGGTCCGCTGCGGATCGAGGCGGACGACGTCGTGCGCGGCGGCCGGCCGCAGCTCGGGATCGAGCTGACGGCGCGCCCCTGGTCGGACGCCGCGCTCGAGCACGCCGCGCACCCGCACGAGCTCGAGGCGGACGGGCTGCTGTGGCTGCACCTCGACGTCGCGCAGCACGGCCTCGGGAGCGCCGCGTGCGGGCCCGGGGTGCTGCCGAACGCGCAGCTGCACGCGACACCCGTCTCGATGCGCCTGCGCTTCTCCCGCCCCTGA